Proteins encoded within one genomic window of Mesobacillus subterraneus:
- a CDS encoding CsxC family protein: MTNDHKGKRGCVSVNKSASRNECVNVPTPGLVPAANLPVTLADITVTDHLVADIHFPDPVLEIKDIKKRVKIVQCRLLLGPTSNPDTGIPLFIKGFIRKNIQYATPCPHAKSDCVSSEMRSLTVDVPFECVTIITDFLTDPVLPVSNTREEFDFFRAQSLGHGYPEKDQMLSSDLSQFHQVSTQFYNQIPFCELVSSSIVQWDEAIDRYPLPNNGPFEEGTFHNIVEKTFLQFRVRVYQNQQVAINGNG, from the coding sequence ATGACTAATGACCATAAAGGTAAACGTGGTTGCGTGAGTGTCAATAAGTCTGCGTCCAGGAACGAATGTGTGAACGTGCCAACTCCAGGTTTGGTACCGGCTGCTAACCTTCCTGTTACTCTTGCAGACATCACTGTAACAGACCATCTAGTTGCCGACATCCATTTTCCGGATCCAGTACTTGAAATCAAGGATATCAAAAAAAGGGTGAAAATCGTCCAGTGCAGATTGCTCTTAGGTCCTACTTCAAACCCTGATACAGGTATCCCGCTATTTATTAAAGGTTTCATCCGCAAAAATATCCAATATGCAACGCCTTGCCCGCATGCTAAAAGCGATTGTGTTTCTTCAGAGATGCGCTCTTTGACTGTGGATGTGCCATTTGAGTGTGTAACGATTATCACAGATTTTTTGACTGATCCAGTACTCCCAGTATCCAATACTCGTGAAGAATTTGACTTTTTCAGAGCACAGAGCCTGGGCCATGGTTATCCTGAAAAGGATCAGATGCTATCCAGCGACCTCTCACAATTTCACCAGGTAAGCACACAGTTCTACAATCAAATCCCATTCTGCGAACTAGTTTCCAGTAGCATTGTACAATGGGATGAAGCAATAGATCGTTATCCTTTACCTAACAATGGACCATTCGAAGAAGGAACATTCCATAATATCGTGGAAAAAACTTTCTTGCAATTCCGAGTAAGAGTTTACCAAAATCAGCAAGTTGCCATCAATGGCAATGGATGA
- a CDS encoding CsxC family protein gives MFELDKNKKPDYECKPSKDHFECTPKHHHPHVSLGKVVTKVPVVLAELTLHVNLDTLINFPEPVLEIKDIKKRIKLTQCRLLLPTNKLFIKGFVRKNIQYASPSQEIEASSSSSVASDLHSYTVDIPFQVVTEVKHFLSHPVMPQVNNRKEFDFFVSKPLPTGFPEKDELLTSDLSQFHQESSQHYNELPFCELVSSQIIEWDEAIDRQPLPTSHPIDEGYFQTIEEKMVIDFTVRVLQNQQIRVSSATNDPDCYDESE, from the coding sequence ATGTTTGAACTAGATAAAAATAAAAAACCTGATTATGAGTGTAAGCCTTCAAAAGACCATTTTGAATGCACACCAAAGCATCATCACCCACACGTAAGTCTTGGAAAGGTCGTTACTAAAGTTCCTGTCGTCCTTGCAGAATTGACGCTGCACGTAAATCTGGATACGTTGATTAATTTTCCCGAACCTGTGCTTGAGATCAAAGATATTAAAAAGAGAATAAAATTGACTCAATGCAGACTGCTATTGCCAACGAATAAATTATTTATCAAAGGATTTGTAAGGAAGAACATCCAATACGCAAGCCCGAGTCAGGAAATTGAAGCTTCTTCATCCTCATCAGTAGCTTCTGACCTGCATTCCTATACTGTTGATATTCCGTTCCAGGTAGTAACAGAGGTAAAGCACTTCCTTTCTCATCCTGTCATGCCGCAAGTGAACAACCGGAAGGAATTTGATTTCTTCGTCTCTAAACCTTTGCCAACTGGATTCCCGGAAAAAGATGAATTGCTGACAAGTGACTTGAGCCAATTCCACCAGGAAAGCTCTCAACATTATAATGAATTGCCTTTCTGTGAATTAGTATCAAGTCAAATCATCGAATGGGATGAAGCGATTGATCGTCAGCCGCTTCCAACATCTCATCCGATCGATGAAGGATACTTCCAGACAATCGAAGAGAAAATGGTTATAGATTTTACTGTTCGAGTTCTTCAAAACCAACAAATCCGCGTTTCTTCAGCAACAAATGATCCAGATTGCTATGATGAATCAGAATAA
- a CDS encoding CsxC family protein: protein MKRNTGCNSNHGCPPQLSCDEAKTLRVDCDNDSYYPYGNHLQYPVADIDVALAEVELQVEVESDIYLPTAAREIKHMRRNVSLTQCKAIRSAMDYDKVKLYITGVVHKNIQYVEQCSGVLKDYSVDVPFTCSQAIKVYNYPDYEHLSQKNTVYERRFIDKKVHGADNCTSGAYTYEYYNEPIDCKLLASFVNDLDLYKDFDNWGRFSRITEKMEVGLFFKLLQKQQVNLGYCYGGKEEESSSACDTGYKMDQQPKSMKDRMKELMKRHES, encoded by the coding sequence ATGAAGAGAAATACAGGTTGCAATTCAAACCATGGCTGCCCACCACAGCTTTCATGTGATGAAGCTAAAACGCTTCGGGTTGATTGCGATAATGATTCTTACTATCCTTATGGCAATCATCTTCAGTATCCAGTCGCTGACATTGATGTCGCACTAGCTGAAGTTGAGCTGCAAGTAGAAGTAGAAAGTGACATTTACCTCCCTACAGCAGCACGCGAGATCAAGCATATGCGCAGGAATGTATCTCTTACGCAATGTAAGGCAATCCGTTCAGCAATGGACTATGACAAGGTTAAACTCTATATAACTGGAGTTGTCCACAAGAATATCCAATATGTAGAGCAATGCAGCGGAGTATTGAAGGACTACAGCGTCGATGTACCATTTACTTGTAGCCAGGCTATAAAAGTCTACAATTACCCTGATTACGAACACTTAAGCCAAAAGAACACCGTGTACGAAAGAAGATTCATTGACAAGAAAGTCCATGGTGCTGATAACTGTACTTCTGGTGCGTATACGTATGAGTACTATAATGAGCCGATTGACTGCAAATTGCTTGCATCTTTTGTCAACGACCTTGATCTTTACAAGGATTTTGACAACTGGGGTCGATTCAGCCGCATTACAGAAAAGATGGAAGTTGGCTTATTCTTCAAATTGCTTCAGAAGCAGCAGGTTAACCTAGGATACTGCTATGGCGGCAAAGAAGAAGAATCCTCTTCTGCCTGCGACACAGGCTACAAGATGGACCAACAGCCAAAGAGCATGAAAGACAGGATGAAAGAACTAATGAAGAGGCATGAAAGTTAA
- a CDS encoding CotY/CotZ family spore coat protein, giving the protein MNYYYKDNHRPDDDYSHKKEKSHHHDKHKKLDDHRDWNDHEDWKKHRVKDKHIDWDDDSDDCGCKKSHHYEKHSHPCVCKKVRDINEAQHKVKEKNHGCDVSCERSIRELLNQCKQSNYDTIPFKLLCGCSKGDCETFVGTGVVKINDCFYDIKSTFFRVVDFTKGSKCCAILELLCPERCESKHHGIEGFVRTGACFEVDLKDFVGITCFPPVKAKKMDPLKILCSGR; this is encoded by the coding sequence ATGAATTACTATTACAAAGATAATCATCGACCTGATGATGATTATAGCCATAAGAAGGAAAAGTCCCATCACCATGATAAGCATAAAAAACTTGACGATCACAGGGATTGGAATGATCACGAGGATTGGAAGAAGCACAGGGTCAAAGATAAGCATATTGATTGGGACGATGATTCTGACGATTGTGGCTGCAAAAAAAGCCATCATTATGAAAAACATTCCCATCCTTGCGTATGCAAAAAAGTCAGGGATATAAATGAAGCGCAGCACAAGGTAAAAGAAAAGAATCATGGGTGTGATGTCAGCTGTGAAAGATCAATCAGAGAGCTTCTAAATCAATGCAAACAGTCGAACTACGATACAATCCCGTTCAAATTATTGTGCGGATGCAGCAAAGGTGATTGCGAGACCTTCGTGGGTACAGGCGTAGTTAAAATCAATGACTGCTTCTATGATATCAAGTCGACATTTTTCCGGGTTGTTGATTTTACGAAGGGATCCAAATGCTGTGCGATTCTTGAGTTGCTCTGTCCAGAAAGATGTGAAAGTAAACACCATGGAATCGAAGGGTTCGTCAGAACAGGAGCTTGTTTTGAAGTCGACTTAAAAGATTTTGTAGGAATCACCTGCTTTCCTCCGGTAAAAGCAAAGAAGATGGATCCTCTGAAGATATTATGTTCTGGACGCTAA
- a CDS encoding branched-chain amino acid aminotransferase codes for MLKKQMEKYIASQKGIVQLHKEEKEYAERQGLLNGVQVKQTEPGVRFKDAYIERGNKETDEFLGEEAFEFLSQPIGYFKERNNEFMYLESKWFELIGADAVSFEKDDVFGTYDVMLGLKFQKKYDADIRSFLEENLKGEGSRFDLMFDANEGVWSLNFALNGFDGYKEDLSIEEAYHLIYGFLFGLVESIENR; via the coding sequence ATGCTGAAAAAACAGATGGAGAAGTATATAGCTTCGCAAAAGGGTATCGTTCAATTACATAAGGAAGAAAAAGAATATGCAGAACGCCAGGGATTACTGAATGGTGTCCAGGTAAAACAAACAGAGCCTGGTGTCCGTTTCAAGGATGCTTATATTGAAAGAGGCAATAAAGAGACCGACGAGTTCCTCGGGGAAGAAGCCTTCGAATTCCTTAGTCAGCCAATTGGTTATTTTAAAGAGCGGAATAATGAATTCATGTATTTGGAATCCAAGTGGTTTGAACTGATCGGAGCAGATGCCGTCAGTTTTGAAAAAGATGATGTGTTCGGTACATATGATGTGATGCTCGGACTTAAGTTTCAGAAGAAGTATGACGCTGACATCAGGAGTTTCCTCGAAGAAAACCTGAAAGGTGAGGGGTCCAGATTTGACTTGATGTTCGATGCAAATGAAGGAGTATGGAGCCTGAATTTTGCATTGAATGGATTTGATGGCTACAAGGAGGATTTATCCATCGAAGAGGCTTATCATCTGATCTATGGATTTCTTTTTGGTCTCGTAGAGTCTATAGAAAATAGATAA
- the hutP gene encoding hut operon transcriptional regulator HutP, translated as MSKIAIGKTAVLLASFTEEEMTFFQDTLKDVSYCLGKVGSMNMQKVISAVETAAKRHGLIQPNLYRETHALYHAIMEGMEGVTRGHLSIGEMSRTVGLRFAVVRGTPYTDEDEGEWIAVAFYGTIGAPVKGSEHETVGLGINHI; from the coding sequence ATGAGCAAAATTGCGATTGGGAAAACAGCGGTCCTGCTGGCATCTTTTACAGAGGAAGAAATGACTTTTTTTCAGGATACGTTAAAAGATGTAAGCTATTGCCTTGGCAAAGTAGGATCGATGAATATGCAAAAAGTTATATCTGCAGTGGAAACCGCTGCCAAGCGCCATGGTCTCATACAACCAAATTTATACCGTGAAACCCATGCACTTTACCATGCGATCATGGAAGGCATGGAGGGGGTCACGCGAGGGCATCTTTCCATTGGTGAAATGAGCCGCACTGTAGGACTTCGCTTTGCTGTTGTCCGTGGAACACCTTATACAGATGAGGATGAAGGAGAATGGATCGCTGTCGCTTTTTATGGAACGATTGGCGCACCTGTAAAAGGGTCTGAACACGAAACGGTTGGTTTAGGAATTAATCACATATAA
- the hutH gene encoding histidine ammonia-lyase, translating to MIVLTGETLTLEQIRQICYYDEPVVISQDSMKKVVESREAVEKIVADKRTIYGINTGFGKFSDVIINEQDVNALQLNLIRSHACGVGEPFPEVVSRAMVLLRLNALIKGFSGIRPVIAERLKELLNLQIHPVVPQQGSLGASGDLAPLSHLALVLLGEGKVFYEGRVCATEEAYKKEGLEPIVLQAKEDLALINGTQAMTAMGVVNWIEANDLANQSEWIAALTMEGLEGVIDAFHPAIHEARGYQQQMDVAERMRNLLAGSKLTTRQGEKRVQDAYSLRCIPQVHGASWQALDYVKEKLEIEMNAATDNPLIFDGGETVISGGNFHGQPIAIAMDFMKIAVAEFASISERRIERLVNPQLNDLPPFLSPQPGLQSGAMIMQYSAASLVSENKTLAHPASVDSIPSSANQEDHVSMGTIAARHAHSIIQNVRRVLAIECICALQAVQYRGIDKMSPKTRSFYEEARKTVPSITEDRIFSEDIERLAEWLKKNKWQWTAIKIQESLV from the coding sequence ATGATTGTTTTAACAGGAGAAACGTTAACTTTGGAGCAAATCAGACAGATTTGCTATTATGACGAACCAGTTGTTATCAGTCAAGATAGTATGAAGAAGGTAGTTGAAAGCAGGGAAGCAGTAGAGAAAATCGTAGCCGACAAGCGTACGATTTACGGAATCAATACAGGATTCGGCAAATTCAGTGATGTCATTATCAATGAACAGGATGTCAATGCATTGCAGTTAAACCTGATCAGGTCACATGCATGCGGTGTGGGAGAACCATTTCCAGAGGTCGTTTCACGTGCGATGGTCTTACTTAGACTTAATGCGTTGATTAAAGGGTTTTCAGGGATCAGGCCGGTCATCGCTGAAAGGCTGAAGGAATTGCTCAACCTGCAGATCCACCCGGTTGTTCCGCAGCAAGGATCACTTGGCGCTTCCGGTGATTTAGCGCCACTATCGCATTTGGCACTAGTACTGTTAGGTGAGGGAAAAGTGTTCTATGAGGGAAGGGTTTGTGCAACAGAAGAGGCATATAAGAAAGAAGGTCTTGAACCAATTGTATTACAGGCAAAAGAAGACCTTGCCCTGATTAATGGAACCCAGGCAATGACAGCGATGGGTGTTGTCAACTGGATTGAAGCAAATGATCTTGCAAATCAATCAGAATGGATTGCCGCCCTTACAATGGAAGGTCTTGAAGGTGTCATTGACGCATTCCATCCAGCGATTCACGAGGCACGCGGGTATCAGCAGCAAATGGATGTAGCGGAACGTATGAGAAATTTACTGGCTGGCAGTAAATTGACGACTCGACAGGGTGAAAAAAGGGTTCAGGACGCTTATTCATTAAGATGTATTCCTCAGGTGCATGGTGCTTCGTGGCAGGCGCTCGATTATGTAAAAGAAAAGCTAGAGATTGAAATGAATGCAGCAACGGATAATCCGCTTATTTTTGACGGAGGCGAAACTGTCATTTCAGGTGGTAACTTCCACGGTCAGCCGATTGCTATCGCGATGGATTTTATGAAAATCGCTGTTGCTGAATTTGCCAGTATCTCAGAAAGAAGGATTGAAAGACTAGTGAACCCGCAATTAAATGACCTGCCCCCGTTCTTAAGTCCGCAACCGGGGCTTCAGTCTGGAGCGATGATCATGCAATACAGTGCTGCTTCACTCGTTTCTGAAAATAAAACTCTTGCTCATCCTGCAAGCGTGGATTCCATCCCGTCTTCGGCCAATCAGGAGGACCATGTGAGCATGGGAACGATTGCTGCCCGTCATGCACACAGTATCATCCAAAACGTCAGACGTGTACTGGCAATTGAATGCATCTGTGCCCTTCAGGCAGTCCAATATCGTGGTATTGATAAAATGTCACCTAAAACAAGGAGTTTCTATGAGGAAGCAAGAAAAACAGTTCCATCCATTACTGAGGATCGTATTTTCTCCGAAGATATCGAGAGACTTGCAGAATGGCTAAAAAAAAATAAATGGCAGTGGACAGCTATAAAAATACAGGAGAGCTTGGTTTAA
- the hutU gene encoding urocanate hydratase, whose product MAIDAKRNIKAKKGLELECKGWEQEAALRMLYNNLDPEVAEKPEDLVVYGGIGKAARNWEAFDAIVDTLRRLENDETMLVQSGKPVAVFKTHDAAPRVLISNSVLVPKWANWDHFHELDKKGLMMYGQMTAGSWIYIGSQGILQGTYETFAEVARQHFGGTLKNTITLTAGLGGMGGAQPLAVTMNDGVCIAVEVDPERIKKRIDTRYCDRMTHSIDEAIEWAKEAKHNGEALSIGLVGNAAEIHFELLSRNFKVDIVTDQTSAHDPLNGYIPVGLTLEEAAKLREENPQEYVNQSSLSMAKHVASMLEFQRRGTVTFDYGNNIRQVAKDHGEENAFDFPGFVPAYIRPLFCEGKGPFRWAALSGNPADIHRTDELIKELFPENQALQRWIDMDQEKVEFQGLPSRICWLGYGERVKMGLAINELVRTGELKAPIVIGRDHLDSGSVASPNRETEAMKDGSDAVGDWAILNALVNVAAGGSWISVHHGGGVGMGYSLHAGMVVVADGTDLAEERLRRVLTTDPGMGVARHADAGYDIAIETAKEKGVDIPMLP is encoded by the coding sequence ATGGCTATCGATGCAAAGCGAAATATTAAAGCGAAAAAGGGACTTGAACTGGAATGTAAAGGCTGGGAGCAAGAAGCTGCTTTAAGAATGCTCTATAACAATCTTGATCCAGAGGTCGCTGAAAAGCCGGAAGATCTAGTTGTATACGGCGGGATTGGCAAAGCGGCAAGAAACTGGGAGGCATTCGACGCAATTGTTGATACGCTGCGCAGGCTGGAAAATGATGAGACGATGCTCGTTCAGTCCGGCAAACCTGTGGCTGTATTCAAAACGCACGACGCTGCACCAAGAGTGTTAATATCAAACTCTGTTTTAGTTCCTAAATGGGCAAATTGGGACCATTTTCACGAACTCGATAAAAAAGGCTTGATGATGTACGGGCAAATGACTGCGGGGAGCTGGATTTATATTGGTTCCCAGGGAATCTTGCAGGGAACATATGAAACATTTGCCGAGGTTGCGAGACAGCACTTTGGAGGCACATTGAAAAATACGATTACGTTGACAGCTGGTCTGGGGGGCATGGGTGGAGCGCAGCCTCTAGCGGTCACGATGAACGATGGGGTGTGTATCGCCGTTGAGGTCGATCCAGAACGGATCAAAAAGCGAATTGATACCCGTTATTGCGACCGGATGACACATTCAATCGATGAAGCCATTGAGTGGGCAAAGGAAGCCAAGCATAATGGAGAAGCCCTTTCAATCGGTCTGGTCGGAAACGCAGCTGAAATCCATTTTGAATTATTGTCCAGAAATTTCAAAGTCGATATTGTAACGGACCAGACATCTGCTCATGATCCGTTAAATGGATATATCCCTGTTGGTCTAACGTTAGAAGAAGCAGCTAAACTCCGCGAGGAGAATCCTCAGGAATATGTAAATCAATCATCTTTATCTATGGCTAAACATGTCGCTTCCATGCTCGAATTCCAGCGAAGAGGCACAGTCACTTTTGATTACGGCAATAACATCCGTCAGGTTGCCAAAGATCATGGAGAGGAGAATGCTTTTGACTTTCCTGGTTTTGTTCCAGCATATATCAGGCCGCTGTTCTGTGAAGGAAAAGGGCCATTCCGCTGGGCAGCTTTATCAGGAAATCCTGCCGATATCCACAGGACAGATGAGCTGATCAAGGAGCTATTTCCGGAAAATCAAGCCCTTCAGCGCTGGATTGACATGGACCAGGAAAAAGTGGAATTCCAGGGTCTGCCCTCACGGATTTGCTGGCTAGGCTATGGTGAGCGAGTGAAGATGGGATTGGCAATCAATGAACTCGTTAGAACCGGTGAATTGAAAGCGCCGATTGTAATAGGACGCGACCATTTAGACAGCGGATCGGTTGCTTCTCCGAATCGGGAAACAGAAGCAATGAAAGACGGCAGCGATGCAGTCGGCGACTGGGCAATTCTCAATGCATTAGTCAATGTCGCAGCTGGGGGTTCCTGGATCTCTGTCCATCACGGAGGCGGAGTTGGTATGGGATATTCCCTTCACGCAGGGATGGTCGTAGTAGCAGATGGCACAGACCTTGCTGAAGAAAGACTAAGAAGGGTATTGACTACAGACCCAGGAATGGGAGTAGCCCGCCACGCAGATGCAGGATATGATATTGCCATTGAAACAGCCAAAGAAAAAGGCGTCGACATCCCGATGCTCCCTTAA
- the hutI gene encoding imidazolonepropionase — protein MTYDLIVHNIGQLILPKSSDKPLKGQEMKELNINENAALGIIDGKIAWMGSNAEAESLKASDRIDAQGKVVSPGLVDPHTHLVFGGSREHELSLKQAGVPYLEILAQGGGILSTVGSTKKATEEELLEKASFHLERMISYGVTTMEAKSGYGLDAETELKQLRVVQKLKEKYPISIVSTFLGAHAVPPAFKGKEDEFLKEMSRLLDDIKGDELADFVDIFCETGVFTIEQSRIFLQQAKEKGFGLKIHADEIDPLGGTELAVSLGAASADHLVAASDEGIRQLSEGNTVAVLLPGTTFYLGKDHYARGRKMIDEGAAVALATDFNPGSCVTENLQMIMSLAALKLKMSAEEIWNAVTVNAAHAIGKACEAGALEAGRSADFVIWDVPNYKYIPYHFGVNHAQSVYQSGKKLWERTAYGEIQLSSAR, from the coding sequence TTGACATACGATTTAATAGTACACAATATCGGCCAGCTTATTTTACCCAAAAGCTCTGATAAGCCATTGAAGGGGCAGGAAATGAAAGAGCTGAACATAAACGAGAATGCAGCATTAGGAATCATTGATGGGAAAATAGCCTGGATGGGTTCAAATGCTGAAGCCGAATCTCTTAAGGCCTCCGATCGAATTGACGCACAGGGAAAGGTTGTTTCTCCTGGACTGGTTGATCCTCATACACATCTGGTTTTCGGAGGGTCACGCGAGCATGAACTTTCTTTGAAACAAGCTGGTGTACCGTATTTAGAAATCCTCGCTCAAGGTGGAGGCATTTTATCGACAGTAGGATCCACTAAAAAAGCGACAGAAGAAGAATTGCTCGAGAAAGCCTCCTTCCATCTTGAAAGAATGATTTCTTACGGAGTTACGACCATGGAAGCTAAAAGTGGATATGGGCTGGATGCAGAAACAGAACTCAAGCAGCTGAGGGTGGTCCAAAAATTAAAGGAGAAGTACCCAATATCTATTGTTTCAACATTCCTTGGAGCGCATGCTGTCCCTCCCGCCTTTAAAGGAAAAGAGGATGAGTTCCTGAAAGAAATGTCCAGGCTTCTTGATGATATTAAGGGTGATGAACTTGCTGATTTCGTTGATATATTTTGTGAAACAGGTGTTTTTACTATCGAACAGTCAAGGATATTTTTACAACAGGCAAAGGAAAAGGGATTTGGCTTGAAGATTCATGCTGATGAAATTGATCCGCTTGGAGGAACAGAGCTTGCTGTGTCATTAGGGGCAGCAAGTGCAGACCATCTGGTTGCCGCTTCGGATGAAGGGATTAGACAGCTAAGCGAGGGGAATACGGTTGCTGTTCTTCTTCCGGGAACGACATTTTACCTGGGAAAGGACCATTATGCCCGTGGAAGAAAAATGATTGATGAGGGAGCAGCAGTTGCTTTGGCGACAGATTTCAACCCTGGCAGCTGTGTTACAGAAAACCTCCAAATGATTATGTCACTGGCTGCATTAAAGCTGAAAATGTCAGCGGAAGAAATCTGGAATGCGGTCACGGTCAATGCTGCCCATGCAATTGGAAAAGCATGCGAGGCTGGGGCATTAGAAGCAGGGCGATCAGCTGATTTTGTCATCTGGGATGTACCTAACTACAAATATATCCCATACCACTTTGGTGTGAATCACGCACAAAGTGTTTACCAGTCTGGTAAAAAACTTTGGGAAAGGACAGCTTATGGTGAAATTCAGTTATCTTCAGCCAGGTAA
- a CDS encoding arginase family protein, translating to MVKFSYLQPGKPSVFKDRFVTKVNECLIPFSEGEKGEIGIIGLPFSKTSISLSQASDAPKTIRASMSSFSTFSGYKDKDYKDISIIDFGDVLTHPTDMEESIERLHVSVKEMLEKDACQRYIMLGGDHGVSYPSIRAFKEHFGEIGVIQWDAHHDVRNLDDGGRTNGTPFRSLIEGGHLKGANLVQVGIRDYANAKAYHDYTKEKGITVYTMEDIEITGIIPIIKKRTGKTISKSRCHIPIC from the coding sequence ATGGTGAAATTCAGTTATCTTCAGCCAGGTAAGCCGTCGGTTTTCAAGGACCGGTTTGTGACAAAGGTCAATGAGTGTCTTATACCTTTTTCAGAAGGTGAGAAGGGGGAGATAGGGATAATCGGTCTTCCATTCTCTAAAACATCCATTTCATTATCACAGGCTTCCGATGCACCAAAAACAATCAGGGCAAGCATGAGTTCATTCTCCACTTTTTCAGGTTATAAAGACAAAGATTACAAGGATATTAGCATAATTGACTTTGGGGATGTGCTGACACATCCGACTGATATGGAGGAATCAATTGAAAGACTCCATGTCAGTGTAAAGGAAATGCTCGAAAAAGATGCCTGTCAACGGTATATCATGCTTGGCGGAGATCATGGAGTCAGTTATCCGTCCATCCGCGCCTTCAAGGAACATTTCGGGGAAATAGGGGTAATCCAATGGGATGCACATCATGATGTAAGGAATCTTGATGATGGCGGACGGACAAATGGCACGCCTTTCCGCAGTCTAATTGAGGGTGGTCACTTAAAGGGTGCTAATCTTGTACAAGTTGGAATTCGAGATTATGCGAATGCGAAGGCATATCATGATTATACAAAAGAAAAAGGGATTACAGTCTATACAATGGAAGATATTGAGATTACTGGGATCATTCCTATCATAAAAAAAAGAACTGGAAAGACTATCTCAAAAAGTAGATGTCATATACCTATCTGTTGA
- a CDS encoding arginase family protein yields the protein MDVVDQAFAPGCPAIGPGGITSRELLTSIETASDHEKVKAMDIVEIDPSKDFRDMTSRLAAAAMLRFMYN from the coding sequence ATGGACGTAGTGGACCAGGCTTTTGCGCCAGGATGCCCGGCAATTGGGCCCGGGGGAATAACCAGCAGGGAATTGCTTACAAGTATTGAAACGGCTTCCGACCATGAAAAAGTTAAGGCAATGGATATTGTGGAAATAGATCCTTCCAAAGACTTCCGCGATATGACGAGCAGGCTGGCCGCTGCCGCTATGCTTCGTTTTATGTATAATTGA
- a CDS encoding spore coat protein, which translates to MMSKEKKWRALDHCDTGKGNNADVTQEADQKIVTKQQSFEWIIIKDSECIDVHTTDTQAAISLQLGLQAAIAAVISIAIGDSDKGKAVVNEIKQVIKTKQRNTQKTIIEGSKHVEVKTTDTDIAVNIQALLQILVTLVAKLDIL; encoded by the coding sequence ATGATGAGCAAGGAAAAAAAATGGAGAGCATTGGATCACTGTGATACTGGAAAAGGTAATAATGCGGATGTTACGCAGGAAGCTGATCAGAAGATTGTCACAAAACAACAGTCGTTCGAATGGATCATCATCAAAGATTCAGAATGCATCGATGTCCACACTACCGATACTCAGGCAGCGATCTCCCTTCAACTAGGTCTCCAAGCTGCAATTGCTGCTGTCATAAGCATTGCGATTGGGGATTCAGATAAAGGAAAAGCCGTCGTAAATGAAATCAAGCAAGTGATCAAAACGAAACAGCGAAATACACAAAAAACAATTATCGAAGGGTCAAAGCATGTTGAAGTCAAGACAACTGATACTGATATCGCTGTAAACATCCAGGCGCTCCTTCAAATTTTGGTTACCTTAGTAGCTAAGCTGGATATTCTATAA
- a CDS encoding spore coat protein, whose product MSNYYHDHHKPHHSGKSCKKKADVEQEATQFEYTEQDSDELIWIKDSCNIKVHTTDTQAAVSLQVALQLAIALVISITIGDSDQGQYVAQQLIQEMGTEQSNTQKIIINNSKDVNVTTTDTDVAVNVQALLQVLVALVAELDIL is encoded by the coding sequence ATGTCAAACTATTATCATGATCACCACAAACCGCACCATTCTGGTAAAAGCTGCAAGAAAAAAGCGGATGTGGAGCAGGAAGCAACACAGTTCGAGTATACGGAGCAGGATTCTGATGAATTAATTTGGATTAAAGACTCTTGCAACATCAAGGTCCACACTACCGATACGCAAGCTGCGGTTTCCTTGCAAGTTGCCCTTCAGTTAGCGATCGCGCTAGTCATCAGCATTACAATTGGTGACTCTGATCAAGGTCAGTACGTCGCCCAGCAGCTTATTCAGGAAATGGGCACAGAGCAGTCTAACACACAAAAAATCATCATCAATAATTCCAAGGATGTCAACGTCACTACAACTGATACAGATGTAGCAGTAAATGTTCAGGCATTACTGCAAGTTTTGGTTGCCCTCGTTGCTGAATTGGACATTCTGTAA
- a CDS encoding spore coat protein, protein MSDNKPNPIPNSLVDLFVTDILQKNGIDKKDLKDKITDDKKKAIKDLVEDLSKQVDSFVNGNTKPSKDSEKK, encoded by the coding sequence TTGAGCGATAATAAACCAAACCCAATTCCAAATAGTCTTGTCGATTTATTTGTAACAGACATCCTGCAGAAAAACGGTATTGACAAAAAGGATTTAAAGGATAAGATCACGGACGATAAGAAAAAGGCTATTAAAGATTTAGTTGAAGACCTAAGCAAGCAAGTAGACTCTTTTGTCAATGGAAACACTAAGCCTAGTAAAGATTCTGAGAAAAAATAG